DNA sequence from the bacterium genome:
CTGCGAAGGAGTTAGGAGCGCCGTTCGATTTGGTGCAATACGTCGCCCAACATGGAAAACTTCCGGTACCGAATTTTGCCGCTGGCGGCATCGCTACTCCCGCCGATGCGGCATTGATGCGAACCTTAGGCGCCGAGGCGGTATTCGTTGGCAGCGGTATTTTCAAATCGACCGACCCGCTTGCCCGCGCCGAAGCGATTGTTCGCGCAACGACCTATTGGGACGATCCGAAAATCCTGTTAGAAATCTCGACTGGTCTCGGCGAACCGATGCGCGGCTTGGCAATGGAGCAGATTCCCGAGGCGGAGCGGCTTGCCCCTCGCGGCTGGTAAACGTTAAAATTTTCCGTAAAGAAACAC
Encoded proteins:
- a CDS encoding pyridoxal 5'-phosphate synthase lyase subunit PdxS, with the translated sequence AKELGAPFDLVQYVAQHGKLPVPNFAAGGIATPADAALMRTLGAEAVFVGSGIFKSTDPLARAEAIVRATTYWDDPKILLEISTGLGEPMRGLAMEQIPEAERLAPRGW